Proteins found in one Arthrobacter pascens genomic segment:
- a CDS encoding RNA degradosome polyphosphate kinase — MKPEPAGTVTSEGAAVPVRARFGSSEVPASRATQDRIDIPEFAPNLEPEGDIRPDRFLDRELSWLAFNSRVLELAEDPNLHLLERVSFLSIFASNLDEFFMVRVAGLKRRIATGLAVPSPAGLSPVEVLEKIGEEAHRLQQRHAQVFSEQIRPALAYEHIHLMHWDELDDAAKQQLSAMFAEKVFPILTPLAVDPAHPFPYISGLSLNLAVVVRNPVSDKELFARLKVPDQLPRLISIDGPRAGAVAGRVARFIALEEVIAVHLDKLFAGMEVLEHHIFRVTRNEDVEVEEDDAENLLQALEKELLRRRFGPPVRLEVTHDINPNIRALLIRELGVEESEVYSVPAPLDLRGLSVIAGIDRADLHYPKHVPHTSRYLNESETSKAANVFAAMRRRDILLHHPYDSFSTSVQAFLEQAAADPKVQAIKQTLYRTSGDSPIVDALIDAAEAGKQVLALVEIKARFDEQANISWARKLEQAGVHVVYGIVGLKTHCKLSLVVRQEVDGLRRYCHIGTGNYHPRTARYYEDLGLLTANEQVGEDLSKLFNQLSGYAPKSTFKRLLVAPRSVRSGLIDRIETEIRNARAGLSARVQIKVNSMVDEATIDSLYRASQAGVKVDVIVRGICSLRPGVPGLSENITVRSVLGRFLEHSRVFAFANGGDPVVYIGSADMMHRNLDRRVEALVQLASPDDVTYVLELLRRYMDPETASWHLDNQGDWIRHYVADDGSHLDDVQSWLLASRPRQRSLSRR, encoded by the coding sequence AGGACCCCAACCTCCACCTGCTGGAGCGGGTCAGCTTCCTGTCCATCTTCGCCTCCAACCTGGACGAATTCTTCATGGTCCGCGTTGCCGGGCTGAAGCGCCGCATCGCGACCGGGCTGGCAGTGCCCTCACCGGCAGGTCTCAGCCCTGTGGAGGTGCTGGAAAAAATCGGCGAGGAAGCCCACCGGCTCCAGCAGCGCCACGCCCAGGTCTTCTCGGAGCAGATCCGCCCTGCCCTGGCTTACGAGCACATCCACCTCATGCATTGGGATGAGCTCGACGACGCCGCCAAGCAGCAGCTCAGCGCGATGTTCGCCGAAAAGGTGTTCCCCATCCTGACGCCGCTGGCGGTGGACCCGGCGCACCCGTTCCCTTACATTTCAGGGCTTTCCCTTAACCTTGCAGTGGTGGTCCGGAACCCGGTGAGCGACAAGGAACTGTTCGCCCGCCTGAAAGTGCCGGACCAGCTGCCGCGCCTCATTTCCATCGACGGGCCCCGGGCCGGAGCCGTTGCCGGGCGGGTGGCCCGCTTCATCGCACTCGAAGAAGTCATCGCCGTCCATCTCGACAAGCTCTTCGCCGGGATGGAAGTCCTGGAGCACCACATCTTCCGTGTCACCCGCAACGAGGACGTGGAGGTGGAAGAGGACGACGCCGAGAACCTGCTCCAGGCCCTGGAAAAGGAACTGTTGCGCCGCCGGTTCGGTCCTCCCGTCCGGCTTGAAGTCACCCACGACATCAACCCCAACATCCGTGCCCTGCTGATCCGCGAACTGGGAGTGGAGGAGTCCGAGGTCTACTCGGTCCCGGCACCGCTGGACCTCCGCGGCCTGTCCGTCATTGCGGGCATTGACCGGGCGGACCTGCATTACCCCAAGCACGTGCCGCACACCTCCCGGTACCTCAACGAGTCAGAGACGTCCAAGGCGGCCAATGTTTTCGCTGCCATGCGGCGCCGCGATATCCTGCTCCACCACCCGTACGACTCCTTCTCAACCTCGGTACAGGCATTCCTGGAGCAGGCAGCCGCGGACCCGAAGGTACAGGCCATCAAGCAGACCCTGTACCGGACGTCGGGTGACTCCCCCATTGTTGACGCCCTGATCGATGCAGCGGAGGCCGGCAAGCAGGTCCTGGCCCTGGTGGAGATCAAGGCCAGGTTCGATGAGCAGGCCAACATTTCATGGGCCCGCAAGCTGGAGCAGGCCGGCGTCCATGTGGTCTACGGAATCGTGGGCCTCAAGACGCACTGCAAACTTTCGCTGGTGGTCAGGCAGGAAGTGGACGGGCTCCGCCGGTACTGCCATATCGGCACCGGCAACTACCACCCCAGGACGGCCCGCTACTACGAGGACCTCGGCCTGCTCACGGCCAACGAACAGGTGGGAGAAGACCTCTCCAAGCTCTTCAACCAACTCTCCGGCTATGCGCCCAAGTCAACCTTCAAACGCCTCCTGGTGGCGCCGCGGTCGGTGCGTTCAGGTTTGATCGACAGGATCGAGACCGAGATCCGCAACGCCCGGGCGGGGCTGTCCGCCAGGGTCCAGATCAAGGTCAATTCGATGGTGGACGAGGCGACAATCGACTCCCTGTACCGCGCATCCCAAGCGGGAGTGAAGGTGGACGTGATTGTCCGCGGCATCTGTTCGCTGCGTCCCGGCGTGCCGGGCCTCAGCGAGAACATCACCGTTCGCTCGGTACTGGGCCGTTTCCTGGAACACTCCCGTGTGTTTGCCTTCGCCAACGGCGGCGATCCGGTGGTGTACATCGGCTCGGCCGACATGATGCACCGCAACCTGGACCGCCGCGTTGAGGCACTGGTCCAGCTGGCCAGCCCGGACGACGTCACCTACGTCCTCGAACTGCTGCGCCGCTACATGGATCCGGAAACGGCCAGTTGGCACTTGGACAACCAAGGCGACTGGATCCGCCACTACGTTGCGGACGACGGCTCCCACCTCGACGACGTCCAGTCGTGGCTGCTGGCATCGCGGCCCCGCCAGCGCAGCCTGAGCCGGCGGTAG